GCCGTCGCTCAATAGCTTTGCAACATTACGTCTGGACTGTTTCGCTAGTGCctgttgtttttcttgagCATAGCGAAGCCTTTGAATGCTCATAGTTAGTAAAGCTTTTAGCTTCATAACACCATGCTGTTGGTGAGACATCTTGATTGCTGTTGATTTATCTTATGGTGATATTATTGTCCAAGAATGTATCACTTTATATTACTGGAGGTGTGTATATGATATAAATGGAATAGGTGACGTTTGCCCTTTATTTTTGAGAAGTTCATTAGAtagagaataaaaaaaaggctTCAGAAATTTAAGTTGATTTTTACAGACGACATAATAGTTCAAAGGCAATAAAACTTTCAAATGAAATCTAGGTATACACTAAATACTTAAATAACGATCCATTAAAACATTtgaaaattcaaaattCTCACTTTCATTGTAAATTAGAATTAAGTTATAAGCGGCATGCTTCTTTAACTTAGaatcttcaaaatcatTCAATACTTTATTGTAGTATTTCACAGCTGGTGTGAAAAGTCCAAGTAGATGGAATGCTCTACCAATATTATAGTCTGCTTCCTGTTTTTCGATGTCTGTATAGGAAGCGTATCGAAGCTCATGATATTGATATAAGTATTTGAAGCCTTGGAGTATTTGAAAGTGCCTGTTACCAGTCAATCTTTGCATAGACCTGTGTAAGTGTGACAATCCAATCATTAAGTCCAACATGGGatcatttccaatttcGATTTCAAGCCTTTTCAAATACTGTAGAGCTGGCATGAAACCTCTACTTGAATAAAGTAGCATGGCATAGATGTAGTTTAGATATGTGCATGTTTTCTTACCAGGATTACTCACATTATTTGTAATCGATGCTTGTCCGTTAACGTGTTGTCCGAATCGTATACTGTCGAAAGCTTTTAATTGCCTTAAAAAGAATTTCTGTTGTACAGTTGAACTTAAGATCCGTAGAGCAGTTTGTCCTTCTGAAACGCTAAACATGAAGAGTTGGAAAACTTTCCtattgaattgaaattgatttAGTAAGCCTCTTAGGTTTTCAACTATCTCCTGTTCATCCTTAAGATTCAAAATGATAGCTAATTTAACGaacttcatcatcttaACTCTGCCTGGGTGTTGTGAGAAAACATTGACTTCCATAGCTGTTTCAATAATACTCAAACCATCTGTGGCACTTTGAAATCTTGCTATTGTTAACGCCAACTCCATAAAGAGTTCAAACCATTGATCATAAGTTAAACCTCTTAATTCTgtagttgaagaagttgtaattttttcttctaataAAGGAAGTCCGTCCATCAAATTTTCACCTTGTGAAAGCTTAGAGAGCTTTTCGATCCTATAGTCGATGACTTTATTAAACTTTCTGGACCTTTTAATAATACCTACGAACTTTTTTGATCTGCTCTTAACGAAGAAATTTTTTATACTGGAGAATATATCTATCAAATCAGAAGCTGTATCAATCCATAAAGTTGTTTTTGTAGAATCAGCGACTTCCATACCATGTTTATAGATTTTGAGTTGACCATATTTATTAAGAACATTTGatcttatttttttctccctCTCCTTTTTCTCcctttctatttcttcaggtgtcttcttcttctttattggCATCTTGTTATAATTATGATCTTCCAATAATGGTTTTCCTGTCCCCAAAGTTGCCGAACGAATTTCTTCCGAAGgtaattcttcttccagtGGAGCTATTGCCAATCTAGGACGAGTTTTTTTCCCTGTTTCGGTTTCATTCGAAACTTCGGGAGTCTCCTCTTTAGCTTGTCTCTTACGTTCTTCTACTACTTCATGAAGAAGTCTATCaaactcttcatcatctccGAGACTATGGTACACCTCTGCTAAACTTAGCTTATGTTCTAGATCATTGGGATCGAACTGGACtagtttttcaaaagcATCACGAGCATTTTCTAGCTG
The Kluyveromyces marxianus DMKU3-1042 DNA, complete genome, chromosome 1 DNA segment above includes these coding regions:
- the TFC4 gene encoding transcription factor TFIIIC subunit TFC4, with protein sequence MSHGQDDEEQFYEELEQYREIIEREKQDGIDEEEEDGRKESDDEYNDENFDLLAEFSDYGEFSDDGYDEQEFMDAIRDANNFKRRKGKKSGSSRHESAPKQRRERPLDPEVAQLLSEANEAYVRNDIQVAEQLYNKVIKADAKNFAAYKTLGDIYHLQGRLNDCCNSWFLAAHLNSSDWEFWKMVAELSAELSHVRQAIYCYTRAIRINNEEWECIYNRALLYKEIGQLGRAFDGFQKLYAYDPLDANILRELAVIYVEYNRVSEAIELYTRVFNDNVARRNAFILASESAVDSENESDNESDVPDEDLNITQEELELYSGVPLKQIAKKHRCIPFDWSSLNILAELFIKQNSELNGIKTIKRCARWIQHRETQTFWEDVYDDSEFDNRRFNNAKFQSLTEREKAKSYFLPIDIRIRLGLLRLNNKNVSEAMQQFQFLYEEKFDEIADLYFEVGVQLVKLDRYQEAIDFLSPLTQLSEYDTIELYKPLSKCFRELDQLENARDAFEKLVQFDPNDLEHKLSLAEVYHSLGDDEEFDRLLHEVVEERKRQAKEETPEVSNETETGKKTRPRLAIAPLEEELPSEEIRSATLGTGKPLLEDHNYNKMPIKKKKTPEEIEREKKEREKKIRSNVLNKYGQLKIYKHGMEVADSTKTTLWIDTASDLIDIFSSIKNFFVKSRSKKFVGIIKRSRKFNKVIDYRIEKLSKLSQGENLMDGLPLLEEKITTSSTTELRGLTYDQWFELFMELALTIARFQSATDGLSIIETAMEVNVFSQHPGRVKMMKFVKLAIILNLKDEQEIVENLRGLLNQFQFNRKVFQLFMFSVSEGQTALRILSSTVQQKFFLRQLKAFDSIRFGQHVNGQASITNNVSNPGKKTCTYLNYIYAMLLYSSRGFMPALQYLKRLEIEIGNDPMLDLMIGLSHLHRSMQRLTGNRHFQILQGFKYLYQYHELRYASYTDIEKQEADYNIGRAFHLLGLFTPAVKYYNKVLNDFEDSKLKKHAAYNLILIYNESENFEFSNVLMDRYLSI